TTGGAATTTGGGGTCACAGCTAGCCGGCGGATTTTTCAACCTGTCTACGCGAGCCGGATTAAACACAACATGACGTGACAGCTTAAGGTGGTTGATATCGCGCTATGGACCACAATGGCTTTGCTGGTGCATGCTTAATGACAACTCGAAGAGAGATATGAGTTTGCTCAAGTGGGTACTGCTTAAATTGATATATGCGTATTACAAACCGGCTAACCGCTGCAACAATTTCTCATGTATCCCGCCAAATCCGCCGTTGCTCATGATCAGAATGTTATCGCCGGGGCGAGCTGTGGCAACAATGTCTGTTATCAATTCGCCTAAATTATCTTTTATGATAGCCCTGTCTCCCAACGGAGCGAGTACCGCGCGAGTGTTCCAACCTAAATTGAAATCGTAGCAAAAGACCAGGTCGGCATCCTTGAGACTGCCGGGTAGGGCGTTCTTCATCACGCCGAGTTTCATGGTATTGGAACGTGGCTCCAGCACCGCCAGGATGCGCGCGCTACCGGCTTTGGCGCGCAGCCCTGACACGGTAGTGGCAATTGCAGTGGGATGATGCGCGAAGTCGTCATACACGGTGATATCGTTTACCACGCCGCGCACTTCCATGCGCCGTTTGACGTTTTTAAATTCGCTCAATGCCGCTAGTCCATCCACTACAGACACACCGGCATGACGCGCGGCGGCAAGTGCGGCGAGTGTATTCAGGCGGTTGTGTTCGCCCATCAATTCCCATTTCAATTCACCATGTGCTTCGCCATTAAAAGTTACGTGATTATCTGCGTCGATGTTCCAGCCATCAGCACAGGCAAATAATTCCACGGGTGTCCAGCAGCCGTGGCTGATTACGCGCTTTAATGAATCGGCACGGCCGTTGCTGATTATCAGCCCGTTGCCGGGCACAGTGCGAACCAGATGATGGAATTGCGTTTCGATGGCGGCCAAGTCAGAAAAGATGTCAGCGTGATCGAACTCCAGATTGTTGAGGATGACAGTGCGCGGACGGTAATGAATGAACTTGGAGCGTTTGTCGAAGAAGGCGGTGTCATATTCATCCGCTTCAATGACGAAGAAAGGCGTATCGGTTAAACGCGCAGAGAGTCCGAAATTCTGCGGCACGCCGCCGATCAGGAAACCCGGGTTCAAGCCTGCATATTCCAGTATCCACGCCAGCATTGAGGAGGTAGTGGTCTTGCCATGCGTACCTGCAACTGCCAGTACCCACTTATTCTGCAGCAGATTTTGCGCCAGCCACTGCGGGCCGGAGATGTAGGGCAGGTTGCGATTGAGGATTTCTTCCATGAGAGGATTTCCGCGCGAGACCACATTGCCGATAACGAAAATGTCCGGCTGAAGAGTGATTTGTTCCGGGCCGAAGCCTTCAATCAGTTCTATGCCTTGCGCCTCAAGTTGCGTGCTCATCGGCGGGTAAACGTTGGCGTCGCAGCCGGTGACGCGATGTCTTGCTTGCTTGGCCAGCACTGCAATGCCGCCCATGAAGGTGCCGCAAATACCAAGGATATGAATGTGCATGTTATGCCCTGAAAATAAAAAACACCGCGCCCATCAGGCACAGCGCGGCATACAGGTAGTCCAGCTTCAGCGGCTGGCCCATGTATAGCACGGCGAAAGGAACGAATACCGACAGGGTGATGACTTCCTGCAAAATTTTCAGTTGTCCCAAGCTGAGTTCGCTATAGCCGATGCGGTTGGCTGGTACCTGTAACAGATATTCGAATAGTGCGATGCCCCAGCTCACCAGCGCGGCAACGTACCACGGCGAATGGGTAAAATTTTTGAGGTGTCCATACCACGCAAAAGTCATGAACACGTTTGAAGCAATCAGTAGTAG
This genomic interval from Candidatus Nitrotoga sp. AM1P contains the following:
- the mpl gene encoding UDP-N-acetylmuramate:L-alanyl-gamma-D-glutamyl-meso-diaminopimelate ligase; translation: MHIHILGICGTFMGGIAVLAKQARHRVTGCDANVYPPMSTQLEAQGIELIEGFGPEQITLQPDIFVIGNVVSRGNPLMEEILNRNLPYISGPQWLAQNLLQNKWVLAVAGTHGKTTTSSMLAWILEYAGLNPGFLIGGVPQNFGLSARLTDTPFFVIEADEYDTAFFDKRSKFIHYRPRTVILNNLEFDHADIFSDLAAIETQFHHLVRTVPGNGLIISNGRADSLKRVISHGCWTPVELFACADGWNIDADNHVTFNGEAHGELKWELMGEHNRLNTLAALAAARHAGVSVVDGLAALSEFKNVKRRMEVRGVVNDITVYDDFAHHPTAIATTVSGLRAKAGSARILAVLEPRSNTMKLGVMKNALPGSLKDADLVFCYDFNLGWNTRAVLAPLGDRAIIKDNLGELITDIVATARPGDNILIMSNGGFGGIHEKLLQRLAGL
- a CDS encoding DMT family protein; translation: MPHPLLLTTLLLIASNVFMTFAWYGHLKNFTHSPWYVAALVSWGIALFEYLLQVPANRIGYSELSLGQLKILQEVITLSVFVPFAVLYMGQPLKLDYLYAALCLMGAVFFIFRA